In the genome of Cronobacter malonaticus LMG 23826, one region contains:
- a CDS encoding LysR family transcriptional regulator gives MNDPDLNLLFALDVLLAEKSVAAAARRLNLSASAMSRTLSRLREATGDPLLVRAGRQMVLTPYAESLRERTQGAVFAARAVLRPAPQEFDIVSHQQTFTLRANDGFVEAFGPALIAAAARCAPGVRLRFAPKPVKSDRPLREGEADLEIGVPGEMGPEIKQQRLFRDRFVGVVRSGHPLAGRDVTPEDYTAWSHVAASRRGVFTGPVDDALAQLGLSRNIAAVVPGFPAALAVARGTDLVALVPASFLINLPGDTGLTWFELPVATRPITVSQMWHPRLDADPAHRWLRQFVLAECRARMPEG, from the coding sequence ATGAATGACCCGGATTTAAATCTGCTGTTCGCGCTGGATGTCTTGCTCGCCGAGAAAAGCGTGGCGGCGGCAGCGCGTCGCCTGAACTTAAGCGCGTCGGCGATGAGCCGCACGCTGAGCCGTCTGCGCGAGGCCACCGGCGATCCGCTGCTGGTACGCGCCGGACGCCAGATGGTGCTCACGCCCTATGCTGAGTCCCTTCGCGAGCGCACCCAGGGCGCGGTGTTCGCCGCGCGCGCCGTGCTGCGTCCCGCGCCGCAGGAATTTGATATCGTCAGCCACCAGCAGACCTTTACCCTGCGCGCCAACGACGGCTTTGTGGAGGCGTTCGGCCCGGCGCTGATTGCCGCGGCCGCCCGGTGCGCGCCCGGCGTGCGCCTGCGTTTTGCGCCAAAGCCTGTAAAAAGCGACCGGCCGCTGCGTGAAGGCGAAGCGGATCTGGAAATAGGCGTGCCGGGTGAAATGGGGCCGGAGATCAAACAGCAGCGGCTGTTCCGCGACCGCTTCGTAGGCGTGGTGAGAAGTGGCCATCCGCTCGCCGGGCGTGACGTGACGCCTGAAGATTACACCGCGTGGAGCCATGTGGCGGCCTCGCGGCGCGGCGTGTTTACCGGGCCGGTCGATGACGCGCTCGCACAACTGGGGCTTTCACGCAATATCGCCGCCGTGGTGCCGGGGTTTCCGGCGGCGCTGGCCGTCGCGCGCGGCACCGATCTGGTGGCACTGGTGCCCGCCTCGTTTCTGATTAATCTGCCGGGCGATACCGGGCTTACGTGGTTTGAATTGCCTGTGGCGACCCGGCCGATTACCGTGTCGCAGATGTGGCATCCGCGTCTCGATGCCGATCCGGCGCACCGCTGGCTGCGCCAGTTTGTCCTGGCCGAATGCCGCGCGCGGATGCCGGAAGGCTGA
- the fdhF gene encoding formate dehydrogenase subunit alpha produces the protein MKKVVTVCPYCASGCKINLIVDNGKVVKAEAAMGKTNQGDLCLKGYYGWDFINDTQILTPRLKTPMIRRSRGGRLEAVSWEEALDYVAQRLGDIKAKYGPDAIMTTGSSRGTGNETNYVMQKFARAAIGTNNVDCCARVUHGPSVAGLHQSVGNGAMSNSITGIENTDLVFVFGYNPADSHPIVANRVIKAKKNGAKIIVCDPRKIETARIADMHLALKNGSNIALLNAMGHVIIEEDLWDHAFVSSRTEGFEEYCKIVEGYTPESVEAITGVSAEEIREAARMYARAERAAILWGMGVTQFYQGVETVRSLTSLALLTGNLGKPSAGVNPVRGQNNVQGACDMGALPDTYPGYQYVKFPEHREKFAKAWGVPSLPAHTGYRISELPHRAAHGEVRAAYIMGEDPLQTDAELSAVRQAFETLELVIVQDIFMTKTAAAADVILPSTSWGEHEGVYTAADRGFQRFFKAVEPKWDLKTDWQIISEIATRMGYPMHYDNTKQIWDELRALCPDFYGATYEKMGELGYIQWPCRDESEADQGTDYLFEKEFSTPNGLGQFFTCDWAPPLDRVNEEYPLVLSTVREVGHYSCRSMTGNCAALAALADEPGYAQINSADAKRLGIEDEALVWVVSRKGKVITRAQVSDRPNRGAVYMTYQWWIGACNELVAENLSPITKTPEYKYCAVRVEPIADQHAAEQYVIDEYNALKTRLRESAQG, from the coding sequence ATGAAAAAAGTCGTTACGGTTTGCCCCTATTGCGCGTCGGGTTGCAAAATCAACCTGATCGTCGATAACGGCAAGGTCGTTAAGGCGGAAGCGGCAATGGGGAAAACCAATCAGGGCGATTTATGCCTGAAAGGCTATTACGGCTGGGATTTTATTAATGATACCCAGATCCTCACCCCGCGCCTGAAAACGCCAATGATCCGCCGCAGCCGCGGCGGCCGGCTGGAAGCGGTGTCCTGGGAGGAAGCGCTGGATTATGTGGCGCAGCGCCTTGGCGACATCAAAGCCAAATATGGGCCGGATGCCATCATGACGACCGGCTCCTCACGCGGTACCGGCAACGAAACCAACTATGTGATGCAAAAATTTGCCCGCGCGGCGATCGGCACGAATAACGTCGATTGCTGCGCGCGCGTCTGACACGGCCCCTCGGTTGCAGGTCTGCACCAGTCGGTCGGTAACGGCGCCATGAGCAACTCCATCACTGGCATTGAAAATACCGATTTAGTCTTTGTATTTGGGTACAACCCGGCGGATTCGCATCCGATCGTCGCTAATCGCGTGATCAAAGCGAAGAAAAACGGGGCGAAAATTATCGTCTGCGACCCGCGGAAAATCGAAACCGCGCGGATTGCGGATATGCATCTGGCGCTGAAAAACGGCTCCAACATCGCGCTGCTGAACGCGATGGGGCACGTGATTATCGAAGAAGATCTCTGGGATCACGCCTTTGTGTCGTCGCGTACCGAAGGTTTTGAAGAGTACTGCAAAATCGTTGAAGGCTATACGCCGGAGTCGGTGGAAGCCATCACCGGCGTCAGCGCTGAGGAGATCCGCGAAGCGGCGCGGATGTACGCCCGCGCGGAACGTGCGGCGATCCTCTGGGGCATGGGCGTGACGCAGTTTTACCAGGGCGTCGAAACGGTGCGTTCGCTGACCAGCCTCGCGCTGCTGACGGGTAACCTTGGCAAGCCGAGCGCGGGCGTCAACCCGGTGCGCGGGCAGAATAACGTACAGGGCGCGTGCGACATGGGCGCGCTGCCGGATACCTATCCAGGCTATCAGTATGTGAAATTCCCGGAACACCGCGAGAAGTTCGCCAAAGCCTGGGGCGTGCCGTCGCTGCCTGCGCATACCGGTTATCGCATCAGCGAATTGCCGCACCGCGCGGCGCATGGCGAAGTGCGCGCCGCGTACATCATGGGCGAAGATCCGCTGCAAACCGATGCCGAGCTCTCGGCGGTGCGCCAGGCGTTTGAGACGCTGGAACTGGTGATTGTGCAGGACATCTTCATGACCAAAACCGCGGCGGCGGCGGACGTGATTTTGCCTTCCACCTCCTGGGGCGAGCATGAAGGGGTCTACACGGCGGCGGATCGCGGCTTTCAGCGTTTCTTTAAAGCGGTAGAGCCGAAGTGGGATCTGAAAACCGACTGGCAGATCATCAGCGAGATCGCCACCCGGATGGGCTATCCGATGCATTACGACAACACCAAACAGATCTGGGATGAGCTGCGCGCGCTGTGCCCGGATTTTTATGGTGCCACCTACGAGAAAATGGGTGAGCTTGGCTACATCCAGTGGCCGTGCCGTGATGAATCAGAGGCCGATCAGGGCACCGATTACCTGTTTGAGAAGGAATTCTCCACGCCGAACGGGCTCGGGCAGTTCTTCACCTGCGACTGGGCGCCGCCGCTCGACCGGGTGAACGAGGAGTATCCACTGGTGCTCTCCACGGTACGCGAAGTGGGGCACTACTCCTGCCGCTCGATGACCGGCAACTGCGCCGCGCTGGCGGCGCTGGCGGATGAACCTGGCTACGCGCAAATCAACAGCGCCGACGCAAAACGCCTCGGCATCGAAGATGAAGCGCTGGTGTGGGTGGTGTCGCGCAAGGGCAAAGTGATCACCCGCGCGCAGGTGAGCGACAGGCCAAACAGAGGGGCGGTCTACATGACGTACCAGTGGTGGATCGGCGCCTGTAACGAGCTGGTGGCGGAGAACCTAAGCCCGATCACAAAAACGCCGGAGTATAAATATTGCGCCGTGCGGGTCGAGCCGATAGCGGATCAGCATGCCGCCGAGCAGTATGTGATTGACGAGTACAACGCCCTGAAAACCCGGCTGCGGGAGTCGGCGCAGGGTTAA
- a CDS encoding HoxN/HupN/NixA family nickel/cobalt transporter, protein MLTQLRNLPPRALALVAALGLANLAAWIWAFCAFRDTTALMAASLLAWGYGLRHAVDADHIAAIDNVTRKMMQQGKRPCGVGAWFSLGHSSIVVLASVAIAATAAAVKEDMAWFHEVGGVIGTTVSAVFLLAMALVNLVILRGIWRSFSRLKRGEPLNMPADSVTAGGPMSWLFRATFRLVSKSWHMYLVGFLFGLGFDTATEIGVLGISAAGASNGMSVWSILVFPALFTSGMALIDTLDNLVMVGAYGWAFSKPQRKLYYNMTITGTSVVVALFIGGLEALGLLMDKFGLSGGLWDWVAGVNDNLGNAGFIVVGLFIACWALSILNYRLKGYDALPAR, encoded by the coding sequence ATGCTGACTCAATTGCGTAATCTTCCACCCCGCGCGCTGGCCCTGGTAGCCGCGCTCGGCCTTGCCAACCTGGCCGCCTGGATCTGGGCGTTTTGTGCGTTTCGCGACACTACCGCGCTGATGGCCGCGAGCCTGCTCGCCTGGGGTTACGGCCTGCGCCACGCGGTGGACGCCGACCATATCGCCGCCATCGATAACGTCACGCGTAAAATGATGCAGCAGGGTAAACGCCCGTGTGGCGTCGGGGCGTGGTTTTCGCTCGGTCACTCCAGCATCGTGGTGCTGGCGTCCGTCGCCATTGCCGCGACCGCCGCAGCGGTAAAAGAAGATATGGCCTGGTTTCATGAGGTGGGCGGCGTGATTGGCACCACCGTCTCGGCGGTGTTTCTGCTGGCGATGGCGCTGGTGAATCTGGTTATCCTGCGTGGTATCTGGCGCAGCTTTAGCCGCTTAAAACGCGGCGAGCCGCTGAATATGCCCGCAGATAGCGTGACCGCAGGCGGGCCGATGAGCTGGCTGTTTCGCGCCACCTTCCGGCTGGTGAGCAAAAGCTGGCATATGTATCTGGTCGGTTTTCTCTTTGGGCTCGGCTTTGACACCGCCACCGAGATCGGCGTGCTGGGCATTTCGGCGGCGGGCGCGTCAAACGGCATGTCGGTCTGGTCGATTCTGGTCTTCCCGGCGCTCTTTACCAGCGGAATGGCGCTTATCGACACGCTCGACAACCTGGTGATGGTGGGCGCGTATGGCTGGGCTTTCAGCAAGCCGCAGCGCAAGCTCTACTACAACATGACCATTACCGGCACGTCGGTGGTGGTGGCGCTGTTTATCGGCGGGCTGGAGGCGCTGGGGCTGCTGATGGATAAATTCGGTCTTTCCGGCGGTCTCTGGGATTGGGTGGCCGGCGTGAACGATAATCTCGGCAACGCCGGGTTTATAGTGGTCGGTTTGTTTATCGCCTGCTGGGCGCTGTCGATTCTGAACTACCGCCTGAAAGGCTACGACGCGCTGCCTGCGCGCTAA
- the hypF gene encoding carbamoyltransferase HypF: MTFNGTILRIQGRVQGVGFRPFVWQLAQRLALTGDVCNDGAGVEVRLTGGEGAFIAALWQHCPPLARIDSVSAAPYRWPRRPDAFSIRESGGGAMRTQITPDAATCPQCLRELNDPADPRWRYPFINCTHCGPRFTIIRAMPYDRPNTAMAGFPLCAPCDAQYRDPADRRFHAQPVACPTCGPQLSWVNGEQTATKEAALQAAIAALKAGQIVAIKGIGGFHLACDAQNADAVAHLRERKHRPAKPLAVMLAHAEGLPEDARAQLTTPAAPIVLVNNAHLPPLCEAIAPGLNETGVMLPANPLQHLLMQGVERPLVMTSGNRSGEPPALTSAQALSQLGEVADGFLLHNRDILQRMDDSVMRPGGEMLRRARGFVPDAIPLPPGFADIPATLCLGADLKNTFCLARGGEAVLSQHLGDLSDAQTEAQWRTALALFRDIYDFHPQQVVVDAHPGYRSTAIGEAMGLPVKRVLHHHAHIAACLAEHRWPRDGGAVIALALDGIGMGEGGALWGGECLLVDYDRCERLGGLPAVALPGGDLAARQPWRNWLAQWQAFVPQWQTLPQAAGLLAKPWMPLTRAMARGINAPLASSTGRLFDAVAAMLGVVPDAQSYEGEAACRLEALALRHGPVAHSVTLSLNGNAFDMPAFWASLLAFDAPSGARAWAFHDALACGLATMARRHASARGIHTIACGGGVLHNQLLRERLAFYLHDFRLLLPQTLPAGDGAVAFGQAAIAAATFSSLTGTTSC, encoded by the coding sequence ATGACCTTTAACGGTACGATTTTACGCATTCAGGGCCGGGTGCAGGGGGTGGGCTTTCGCCCCTTCGTCTGGCAACTGGCGCAGCGGTTAGCGCTTACCGGCGACGTCTGCAATGACGGCGCGGGGGTGGAAGTGCGCCTGACCGGCGGCGAAGGAGCGTTTATCGCCGCGCTGTGGCAGCACTGCCCGCCGCTCGCCCGTATCGACAGCGTCAGCGCCGCGCCGTATCGCTGGCCGCGGCGGCCTGACGCGTTTTCCATTCGCGAGAGCGGTGGCGGGGCGATGCGTACGCAAATCACCCCGGACGCCGCCACCTGCCCGCAATGCCTGCGCGAACTTAACGATCCCGCAGACCCGCGCTGGCGCTACCCGTTTATCAACTGCACCCACTGCGGCCCGCGCTTTACCATTATTCGCGCGATGCCTTATGACCGCCCCAACACCGCGATGGCAGGTTTTCCGCTCTGCGCGCCGTGCGACGCGCAATACCGCGATCCGGCCGACCGGCGCTTTCACGCGCAGCCCGTAGCCTGCCCGACGTGCGGCCCACAATTAAGCTGGGTGAACGGTGAACAGACGGCAACAAAAGAGGCGGCGCTGCAGGCCGCCATCGCCGCGCTTAAAGCAGGCCAGATTGTCGCCATTAAAGGCATCGGCGGGTTTCATCTCGCCTGCGACGCGCAAAACGCTGACGCCGTGGCGCACCTGCGCGAGCGTAAGCATCGCCCGGCAAAACCGCTTGCGGTGATGCTGGCGCACGCCGAAGGGCTGCCGGAAGACGCCCGCGCGCAACTGACCACGCCCGCCGCCCCGATTGTGCTGGTGAATAACGCGCACCTGCCGCCGCTGTGCGAGGCCATCGCGCCGGGGCTTAATGAAACTGGCGTGATGCTGCCTGCGAACCCGCTCCAGCACCTGCTGATGCAGGGCGTCGAGCGGCCACTGGTGATGACGTCCGGCAACCGCAGCGGCGAGCCGCCCGCGCTCACCAGTGCGCAGGCGCTCTCGCAGCTCGGGGAGGTTGCCGACGGCTTTTTGCTGCATAACCGCGACATCCTGCAACGGATGGATGATTCGGTGATGCGACCCGGCGGCGAGATGCTGCGCCGGGCGCGCGGCTTTGTGCCGGACGCCATCCCGCTGCCGCCGGGCTTTGCCGATATCCCCGCCACGCTCTGCCTCGGGGCCGATCTCAAAAACACCTTTTGTCTCGCGCGCGGCGGCGAGGCGGTGCTGAGCCAGCATCTGGGCGATCTCAGCGACGCGCAGACCGAAGCGCAGTGGCGCACGGCGCTGGCGCTGTTTCGCGACATTTACGATTTTCACCCGCAGCAGGTGGTGGTGGACGCTCATCCGGGGTATCGCAGCACCGCGATCGGTGAGGCGATGGGGCTGCCGGTGAAGCGCGTTCTGCATCACCATGCGCATATCGCCGCCTGCCTTGCCGAGCACCGCTGGCCGCGCGACGGCGGCGCTGTCATTGCGCTGGCGCTGGACGGCATTGGCATGGGCGAGGGCGGCGCGCTGTGGGGCGGCGAGTGTTTGCTGGTGGATTATGACCGCTGCGAACGGCTCGGCGGCCTGCCTGCGGTGGCGCTGCCGGGCGGTGACCTCGCGGCGCGTCAGCCGTGGCGTAACTGGCTCGCACAGTGGCAGGCGTTTGTGCCGCAGTGGCAAACGCTCCCGCAGGCCGCCGGGCTTCTCGCTAAACCCTGGATGCCGCTTACGCGCGCGATGGCGCGCGGCATTAATGCGCCGCTCGCGTCATCGACCGGGCGTTTGTTTGACGCCGTGGCGGCAATGCTCGGCGTGGTGCCGGACGCGCAAAGCTATGAAGGCGAGGCGGCCTGCCGCCTGGAAGCGCTGGCGCTGCGTCACGGCCCGGTAGCGCATTCTGTGACATTGTCACTTAACGGCAATGCTTTCGACATGCCCGCCTTCTGGGCCAGTCTGCTGGCATTTGACGCGCCATCGGGTGCCCGCGCCTGGGCGTTTCACGACGCGCTCGCCTGCGGCCTCGCAACCATGGCGCGGCGTCACGCCAGCGCGCGCGGCATCCACACCATCGCCTGTGGCGGCGGGGTACTGCATAACCAGCTTCTGCGCGAACGGCTCGCGTTTTACCTTCACGATTTTCGGCTGCTGCTGCCGCAGACGTTGCCCGCGGGCGACGGCGCGGTGGCGTTCGGCCAGGCGGCGATTGCCGCCGCCACGTTTTCATCACTTACAGGAACGACGTCATGCTGA